Proteins encoded within one genomic window of Armatimonadota bacterium:
- a CDS encoding family 78 glycoside hydrolase catalytic domain: protein MLRIADGSLRCNLLVDPLAIADERPILSWVLDGDVRQVAYRIVVSSRAGGEPDLWDSGRVESDQTFGIAYGGLPLQPLQVAFWRVMVCDGEWSTEAQWKRAPDGWCAEWIGWDEPIRQECSDLFLPPPRCLRTEFSVERPIQCATLYATALGIFETEINGRRVGQEWFAPGWTDYTKRVHYRAYDVTSLITKGENAIGATLMDGWYAGYLGFKPERDQYGDQTRFSCMLVLEYRDGEVERVVTSADWRASVGPLHHSDFLMGESLVECEQMDSWSSPGFDDSAWSAVDAGTDLQPLIEPYPMNPCVCFEVVKPVSVRRISSRKHIYDFGQNLSGVVVARLRKARATIRHGEALDSEGNLYTDNLRTAQAIDKFSVLEKGREYSPSGTFHGFRYAQATGAKLASIKAKALSNIDKLASTFECSDERLNRLWSNIVWTQRANFIEVPTDCPQRDERLGWTGDIQIYARTACLVADVQAFLRKWLVDLADAQRDDGQYPMVAPLKVAGDDGGPAWSDAGVIVPWALYQVYEDRAILDQQYESMKRFLQFCESRSTEEGLPPDEYHCFGDWLNVEVDTPHDVIYTAYFAHAADLMSRIAAVLECPQDEVKYHALFAKLRSSFARAYVSDEGVVAGDSQTGYALALAFGLLDEPLRSLAVEQLVVNVERHGHLTTGFVGTKDLMLVLRDIGRTDIAYTILLSDEYPGWLFSVKHGATTIWERWNGWTPEDGFADPAMNSLSHYAYGAVGQFMMETIGGIRLLEPGYKRVLIAPEPGPLTHGSATYDSVRGRITTDWRIADGQFTLKLSIPPSIEAVVRLPSGEEAIVGAGTWDYEEQDS, encoded by the coding sequence ATGTTGCGCATTGCCGACGGCTCTCTTCGCTGCAATCTGCTTGTCGATCCGCTTGCGATCGCGGACGAACGGCCGATCCTGTCGTGGGTGCTTGATGGCGACGTTCGCCAGGTGGCTTACCGGATCGTCGTGTCGTCGCGCGCCGGTGGAGAGCCTGATCTTTGGGATTCCGGTCGAGTGGAATCCGACCAGACGTTCGGCATCGCTTATGGCGGCTTGCCTTTGCAACCGTTGCAAGTCGCGTTCTGGCGGGTGATGGTCTGCGACGGGGAGTGGAGCACGGAGGCGCAGTGGAAGCGAGCGCCGGACGGTTGGTGCGCTGAGTGGATCGGTTGGGACGAGCCTATTCGTCAAGAGTGCTCCGATCTCTTCCTTCCACCGCCGAGGTGTCTGCGAACCGAGTTTTCCGTCGAAAGGCCGATACAGTGCGCGACGCTTTACGCGACAGCGCTTGGGATTTTCGAAACAGAGATCAACGGTCGCCGCGTCGGGCAGGAGTGGTTTGCTCCCGGCTGGACGGATTACACCAAGCGCGTCCACTATCGCGCCTACGATGTGACATCGCTCATCACAAAGGGCGAAAACGCGATCGGGGCCACTTTGATGGACGGGTGGTATGCCGGGTATCTAGGATTCAAGCCGGAGCGCGACCAGTACGGAGACCAGACGCGCTTTTCGTGCATGCTCGTTCTGGAGTATCGCGATGGCGAAGTCGAAAGAGTTGTGACGAGCGCGGATTGGCGCGCGAGCGTCGGGCCGCTGCATCACTCCGACTTTCTGATGGGCGAGTCGCTTGTCGAGTGCGAGCAGATGGACAGCTGGTCGTCGCCAGGGTTTGACGACTCAGCGTGGTCAGCAGTCGATGCAGGCACGGACTTGCAACCTTTGATCGAGCCGTATCCGATGAATCCGTGCGTTTGCTTTGAAGTTGTCAAGCCGGTTTCGGTGCGCAGGATCAGCTCGCGCAAGCACATCTATGATTTCGGGCAGAACCTCTCCGGAGTCGTCGTTGCGAGGCTGCGCAAGGCCAGAGCCACGATTCGTCACGGAGAGGCGCTCGATTCGGAGGGGAATCTGTACACGGACAACTTGCGCACGGCGCAGGCGATCGATAAGTTCTCGGTTTTGGAAAAAGGCAGAGAGTATTCTCCCAGCGGCACGTTTCACGGGTTTAGATACGCTCAAGCGACCGGCGCGAAGCTGGCGAGCATCAAGGCGAAGGCGTTGAGCAATATCGACAAGCTCGCCAGCACGTTCGAGTGCTCCGATGAGCGGCTGAACCGGCTGTGGTCGAACATCGTCTGGACGCAGCGCGCGAACTTCATCGAGGTGCCCACGGACTGCCCGCAGCGCGACGAGCGACTTGGTTGGACAGGGGACATTCAGATATATGCGCGCACGGCTTGTCTCGTCGCGGACGTGCAGGCGTTCCTGCGGAAGTGGCTCGTCGACCTTGCGGACGCGCAGCGCGACGACGGGCAGTATCCGATGGTCGCTCCGCTGAAAGTTGCGGGCGACGACGGCGGCCCGGCATGGTCAGACGCCGGCGTAATCGTGCCTTGGGCTCTGTACCAAGTCTACGAGGATCGCGCGATCTTAGACCAGCAGTACGAATCCATGAAGCGATTTCTGCAGTTCTGCGAATCGCGCTCTACCGAGGAAGGGCTTCCTCCCGACGAGTACCACTGCTTCGGAGATTGGTTGAACGTCGAAGTTGACACGCCGCACGACGTGATCTACACGGCGTACTTTGCACACGCAGCCGATCTCATGTCGCGGATAGCCGCTGTCCTCGAGTGTCCACAAGACGAGGTGAAATACCACGCTCTGTTCGCAAAGTTGCGGTCTTCGTTTGCGCGAGCGTACGTATCGGATGAAGGAGTCGTGGCCGGGGACTCGCAAACCGGTTACGCCCTTGCACTGGCGTTCGGTCTGCTCGACGAACCGCTTCGATCGCTGGCTGTCGAACAGTTGGTCGTAAACGTTGAGCGGCACGGTCACTTGACGACGGGGTTCGTCGGCACGAAGGATTTGATGCTGGTGCTTCGCGACATCGGTCGCACAGATATTGCGTATACGATTCTCCTGAGCGACGAGTATCCCGGCTGGCTGTTCAGCGTGAAGCACGGTGCAACGACGATCTGGGAACGGTGGAACGGGTGGACGCCGGAAGACGGGTTTGCGGACCCGGCGATGAACTCGTTGTCGCACTACGCCTACGGTGCAGTCGGGCAGTTCATGATGGAGACGATCGGCGGGATTCGTCTGTTGGAGCCTGGGTACAAGCGCGTCTTGATCGCTCCCGAGCCAGGACCGCTGACGCACGGCAGCGCGACATACGATTCTGTTCGCGGTCGGATCACTACTGACTGGAGAATCGCGGACGGTCAATTCACGCTCAAGCTGTCAATTCCGCCGAGCATCGAAGCAGTCGTGCGTCTCCCGAGTGGGGAAGAAGCAATCGTCGGTGCGGGTACTTGGGATTACGAGGAACAAGATTCTTAA